Proteins encoded together in one Argiope bruennichi chromosome 1, qqArgBrue1.1, whole genome shotgun sequence window:
- the LOC129966717 gene encoding uncharacterized protein LOC129966717 gives MTPFSAEGCDFGKELETSVSVCGKESISLLQNDQIFITQLNQLHKLILLPVLRTRIPNSENIIQDLHKIILSHQSIYSGIISGECSLISAGKELSSHLHKWAMYCKMIHMEINELKKICEFKENEFTTSDFFESPTSLISKFEEIFQNLCDAVPENEDYKDILESIQYTFDDVIFKASLPNNALRLLQIQRLLIDRQPRILNPSRILLKEGCLYKVNYKSNKTKKLAFILFDDALLICKIQNKSFEWHVKDSLKCCALLPLHACSVNFASGTPSVKGNLFKVKCWNISYLLMSKVPGDAQSWIQALQSAIRRYKGSFKETTPYVVIKKNRKKDSGLFSNCLSWFT, from the exons atGACACCTTTCTCTGCTGAAGGATGTGATTTTGGGAAAGAATTAGAAACTTCTGTCTCAGTTTGTGGAAAGGAATCTATCTCTTTGTTGCAGAATGATCAAATCTTCATCACACAACtaaatcaattacataaa ttgaTTTTACTTCCTGTTTTGAGAACAAGAATaccaaattctgaaaatataattcaagatcttcataaaattattttatctcatcAGTCTATATATTCTGGCATTATTTCTGGTGAATGTTCCCTTATTTCTGCTGGGAAAGAGCTGTCATCGCACTTGCATAAATGGGCTATGTATTGCAAAATGATACAtatggaaataaatgaattaaag aaaatttgtgaatttaaagaaaatgagttTACTACTAGTGACTTTTTCGAATCCCCTACTTCTCTTATTTCCAA gtttgaagagatttttcaaaatttatgtgaTGCAGTTCCTGAAAATGAAGATTACAAAg atattcTAGAATCTATTCAGTATACATTTGATGATGTGATTTTTAAAGCTTCATTGCCTAATAATGCTTTAAGGCTTCTTCAAATACAACGACTTCTAATTGATCGACAACCCAGAATTCTGAATCCTTccagaatattattaaaagaaggatGTTTATATAAa gtCAATTacaaatcaaacaaaacaaagaaactGGCTTTCATACTATTTGATGATGCACTGTTAATTTGTAAAATCCAGAATAAATCATTTGAATGGCATgttaaagattctttaaaatgttgTGCCTTGCTACCCTTGCATGCATGTTCTGTAAACTTTGCTTCTGGTACTCCTTCAGTTAAAGGGAACCTTTTTAAG GTAAAATGCTGGAATATATCGTATTTGCTCATGTCAAAAGTTCCTGGTGATGCCCAAAGTTGGATCCAAGCACTGCAATCAGCTATTCG GCGGTATAAAGGCTCTTTTAAGGAAACTACGCCTTATGtggttattaagaaaaataggaaaaaggaCAGTGGATTGTTCTCAAATTGTTTATCTTG